The Chryseolinea soli nucleotide sequence GATCGTGCTGCTCGTGCCGCTGATCACCGTTATCCTCGTGGTGCGGACCGAAACGGTGAAGGTCATTCTCCAGCACACCGATCCAGCTGCGATCGTTGTGTTGCAATCTTTTCGCATCGCGGTCGAAGTGCTCCTGTGGTTGCTGTTTGTCCAGAACCTGGCGCCGGTGCAGATGACGTTTGAGGGAAGGAACCTCGATGTGCTCTCCGGCCTTACGGCCCTGCCCGTGGCATGGCTGGCCTCTCGCAAACAGCTTTCGTCTTTTTGGCTGGCCGCCTGGAACCTGGCTTGTCTGGGGTTGCTCATCAACATTGTGGCCACGGCCCTGCTTTCGATGCCCACGCCGCTCCGGGTTTTTATGAATGAACCGTCCAGTGTCATCGTGACCCGTTTCCCCGTGGTATGGCTCCCCGCGTTGCTGGTTCCGATGGCCTATGGACTTCAATTCCTGTCCCTGAGGCAGGTGCTGGCCGGCAAGAAACGCGGAGCCCCTTTGGGTGCTTAAGGTATTGGTTCGGGGGAGAGGCCGGCGCTGGCTTGATTTTCAGCTGATCTTCTTCCCTTTGTGGATTTATACGGGTGTATGTTAATTTTTTGAGTTAATTTTTGGCACTACTAACTACACCCTATGAAATACCTGATCGCCTCTATGCTTGCCGTTGCCTTGTTTGCCTGCGGCAAGAAGGAAAAACTAACCAGCACGATCGAACGCATCGACCCGGCCTTCGACGCCCTCGTGGACAGCGACGCCGAGGTGGAAGTGATAGCGGAGGGATTCGAATGGAGCGAAGGGCCGCTGTGGTTGCCGTCGGCCAACATGCTCATCTTCTCGGACGTGCCCACCAACACCATCTACAAATGGACACCCGAGAAGGGCAAAGAGATCTATCTCATCCCCTCGGGCTATACGGGCAACATCCCGCGCGGTGGCGAGATGGGCTCCAACGGCCTTGCATTGAACAATGAAGGCAAACTGGCGCTGGCCCAACACGGCGACCGTCGCGTGGCCGTGATGAATGCCCCGCTCGATGCACCTGCACCCAACTTTGTGTCGCTGGGTGACAACTATGAAGGCAAGAAGTTCAACAGCCCCAACGACCTCGTGTTCAACGACAAGGGCGACGTGTTCTTTACCGACCCGCCCTACGGTCTGCCCAACCAAGAGAATGACACCACGCGCGAGACCCCGTTCCAGGGTGTCTACAAGGCATCACAAGGAAAAGTGACGCTCATCACCGACTCGATCACACGACCGAACGGCATTGCGTTTCTCCCCGGATATAAAACGCTTATTGTCGCCAACTCGGATTCAAACAAGGCCATTTGGTATGCCTACGACATCCTGGAGAATGATTCGGTTGCCAATGCCCGCATTTTCCACGACGCCACGGCGGATGCAAAAAAAGAAAGAGGCTCGCCCGACGGGTTCAAGATCGACAGCCAGGGAAATGTTTTTGCCTCCGGACCCGGTGGCTTGTGGATCATGAACAAGGAAGGCAAGCTGCTCGGCAAAATAAAACTGTCGGAGGCCACATCAAACTGCGCGTTGTCGCCGGATGAGAAGACGTTGTATGTGACGTGCGATATGTATGTGGGAAGGATCAAGCTGCGGAAATAGTTCTACTTCGCTGAAGCAAATCCGGCGTAAAGAAATTAAAGGATGACATGGTTGATCGATATATTGGGCTGGGTTGGGTCGGTGCTGGTGGTGGCGGCGTATGGGTTGAATACGTATAAGAAAATCACGGCCGACTCGCTGGCGTTCTATGGGATGAATATTGTCGGGGGTATTTTCCTGGTGATCTATTCGTTGGAGAAGGGAGCGTATGCCAATACGTTTATCAATGTGATCTGGGTGCTCATTGCGATCCCTGCTATTCTCCGGTATTGGCGAACCGCGAAGTGAGCGAAATCACGGTGGCAAAAGTGACGAGTTTTAAATAAATACTACACCACTTTAAATAAATACTACACCACCTTGCGGTGCAGCCCTTCGGAGTGTTATTTGCGTCCCCATTTTCAACTATGGACCAGCAACGAAAAAACATACGCATACAACGAGGGGTGGCCATCCTTTCGGTGGTCTTGCTGCTGATCAAGCTGGTGGCCTATTACCTCACGCACTCCGTGGCCGTGCTCACCGACGCGTTGGAGAGCATTGTGAATGTTGTTGCCGGCTTTGTGGGGTTCTACAGCCTCATCGTGAGCGCCAAGCCAAGAGATGCCGACCATCCCTATGGTCATGGCAAGGTAGAATACCTCTCGGCGGCGTTGGAGGGGAGCATGATCGCCATTGCCGGTGTACTCATTTTTTATAAGTCCATCACCAACCTGATCCATCCCGAACCGATCCACCAACTCGATGTGGGCATTGTGCTCATCACGGCGACGGCATTGCTGAATTATTTTGCGGGAAGCATTTGTATCCGTGAAGGCAAAAAAAGTCATTCGGTAGCGCTGGTAGCGAGCGGCAAGCATCTGCAGTCGGATACGTATTCAACGCTTGGCATACTGGTCGGCCTGGTGGCCATTTACCTCACCGATCTGTATTGGCTCGACAGCGTGGTGGCGATGTTTTTTAGCGGGGTGATCCTGTTCACCAGCTATAAGATCATCCGCACGTCCATCGCCGGCATCATGGATGAGAGCGACAACGAACTGCTGGCCGAATTGGTGACCACGCTGAACAACAATCGGCGCGAAAACTGGATCGACCTGCACAACCTGCGCATCATCAAGTACGGCAGCATCCTCCACCTCGATTGTCATCAAACCGTGCCGTGGTATCTCAACGTGAACGAAGCCCACGCGGAGATCGACGCATTGGCAGAACCCGTGCGCAAGGCGTTTGGCGAGTCGCTGGAACTCTTTGTCCATTCCGACGGCTGCCTGGAGTTTTCCTGTCGCATCTGCAGCAAGTCGGATTGCCCGGTGCGGAAACACGCCTTTGAGAAACGCGTGCAGTGGACGGTAGAAAATGTATCGGTCAATAAAAAGCATTCCATCGAAACGGCCGATGGCCCGTTAACGGATCGTAACGGAAAATGAGACAAACCACAGCCGGTGCTGTTTCGGGAAAGAAGGAGAATTGTCTTATTTTGAGTCCGCGTCAATTTTACACACCTAACGGTTTGTTGATCCTGGCGAAACGACCGTGTTCTCATAAATCGGAGACTACCTTAACCTTTTATTTATACTTATGAAAAGATGTTTACCTCTCTTCCTGGCTGTGATGGTCGTTGCCTGCACGGCGCCACCGCCTCATCCCGACCGTTCGCTGTATACGCTCATCGATGAAGAATGGTCCTTCCGCATAAAAGAATTTCCACTCTTTGCCACCTACAACGACGACACGACGCAAAACGACAGGCTCGGTTCGTACGCCCCGGAAGACCTTGTCCGTCGCGAAAAATTCTATACCACGCTTTTAAGCAACCTGAATCAACTCGATCGCAAGTCGCTTTCGCGTGAAGACCTGGTGAACTATGATTTGTTCACCTTCTACACACAGGAAGAGCTGGATTACTACCTCAACAAAGAATACCGCATCCCCATCCTGGCCGACGATGGTTTTCATATCTCTTTTGCATACATGCCTTCGTCGTTGCCTTTTTTCACCGAGAAAGATTATCGCAACTACATCGAACGCCTGAAAGCTTATCCGGCCTATGTCGACCAGAATATTCATTGGATGAAACAAGGTCTGAAAGACGGCTTCACCATGCCCAAGGTGGTGCTGAACGGCTATGAAGTGACCATCACCTCGCACATTGTGACCGACGCCGAGCAGAGCCTGTTCTTCAAGCCTTTCCAGAATATGCCCGCCACCTTTCCAGCCGCCACCAAAGAAAAGCTGATCGCCGCCGGCAAAGAAGCCATCCTGAAAAGTGTGGTGCCCGGCTACCAGACCTTCCTGGATTTTATGACGAAAGAATACATCCCCGGCTGTCGCGAGACCATTGGCACATCGGCTTTGCCGGGCGGTGAAAAATATTATCAGAACCGCATCCACTACTACACCACCACCAACATGACGGCCGACGAGGTGCATGCCCTCGGCTTGAAAGAAGTGGAACGCATCAAAGGCGAAATGATGGACGTGTTAAAGCAAGTGGGCTTTAAAGGCGACCTGGCTGCGTTTATAAAATTCTTGCGCACCGACCCGCGCTTCTATCCCAAGACCGCGGAAGAATTATTGAAAGACGCTTCCTTCATTGCCAAGAAAATGGACGGCAAGTTGCCTTCCCTCTTTGGAAAGTTACCACGCCAGCCCTATGGCGTTGCTCCGGTGCCCGACCACCTGGCCCCCAAATACACAGCAGGCCGTTACTCAGGCTCGCCCATCAAAAGCACCGAGGCCGGTCACTATTGGGTGAACACATATAACCTGCCAAGCCGCACACTGTATACCCTGGAGGCCCTGACACTGCACGAGGCCGTGCCAGGCCACCACCTGCAAGGTGCACTTACCCAGGAGCTGGAGAACCTGCCAAAATTCAGACAGCAAATGTACATCAACACCTTTGGTGAAGGTTGGGGACTGTATTCGGAATGGCTGGGCATCGAAGCCGGGTTCTACCAGGATCCCTATTCGAACTTCGGACGGCTTACCTATGAAATGTGGCGCGCTTGCCGGTTGGTGGTAGACACCGGCATCCACGTGAAAGGCTGGACACGCCAGCAAGTGATCGACTACCTCGCGGCCAACACCGCCCTCTCCCTGCACGAATGCACGACCGAAACCGACCGCTACATCTCCTGGCCGGGTCAGGCCCTGGCCTACAAGATCGGTGAACTGAAGATCAAGGAACTGCGCAAAAAAGCCGAGCAGGCACTGGGCGAAAAATTTGATGTGCGCGCTTTTCACGATACCGTGCTCAGCCAGGGAACCGTAACACTTCCCATACTGGAAGATATGATCAACGCGTTTATTGAAACGTCGAAAAAGAAGTAGTCATTCCCTATCCAAAAAAGAAGGCCTTGATGTAAAGTCAAGGCCTTTATTTTTTTACGCTGAAGCGATCAACCGATCTCGATCACCACATCATCGGTGAGCGGGTGGCCGACGCAGGTGAGGACGTAGCCTTCGTCGCGTTCCGACTTGGAGAGTCCCTCCTCTTCGTCGAGTTTCACTTTGCCCGACAACGCTTTGCCGCGGCAGGCCGTGCACAAACCGCTTTGGCAAGAGTAGGGCAAGTCGATGCCCTGGTCAAGCGCGGTTTCCAGAATGGCTTTGCCGGCAGGGACCAACACTTTGTATTCCTGGCCGTCGTA carries:
- a CDS encoding SMP-30/gluconolactonase/LRE family protein; translated protein: MKYLIASMLAVALFACGKKEKLTSTIERIDPAFDALVDSDAEVEVIAEGFEWSEGPLWLPSANMLIFSDVPTNTIYKWTPEKGKEIYLIPSGYTGNIPRGGEMGSNGLALNNEGKLALAQHGDRRVAVMNAPLDAPAPNFVSLGDNYEGKKFNSPNDLVFNDKGDVFFTDPPYGLPNQENDTTRETPFQGVYKASQGKVTLITDSITRPNGIAFLPGYKTLIVANSDSNKAIWYAYDILENDSVANARIFHDATADAKKERGSPDGFKIDSQGNVFASGPGGLWIMNKEGKLLGKIKLSEATSNCALSPDEKTLYVTCDMYVGRIKLRK
- a CDS encoding cation diffusion facilitator family transporter, giving the protein MDQQRKNIRIQRGVAILSVVLLLIKLVAYYLTHSVAVLTDALESIVNVVAGFVGFYSLIVSAKPRDADHPYGHGKVEYLSAALEGSMIAIAGVLIFYKSITNLIHPEPIHQLDVGIVLITATALLNYFAGSICIREGKKSHSVALVASGKHLQSDTYSTLGILVGLVAIYLTDLYWLDSVVAMFFSGVILFTSYKIIRTSIAGIMDESDNELLAELVTTLNNNRRENWIDLHNLRIIKYGSILHLDCHQTVPWYLNVNEAHAEIDALAEPVRKAFGESLELFVHSDGCLEFSCRICSKSDCPVRKHAFEKRVQWTVENVSVNKKHSIETADGPLTDRNGK
- a CDS encoding DUF885 domain-containing protein, with the protein product MKRCLPLFLAVMVVACTAPPPHPDRSLYTLIDEEWSFRIKEFPLFATYNDDTTQNDRLGSYAPEDLVRREKFYTTLLSNLNQLDRKSLSREDLVNYDLFTFYTQEELDYYLNKEYRIPILADDGFHISFAYMPSSLPFFTEKDYRNYIERLKAYPAYVDQNIHWMKQGLKDGFTMPKVVLNGYEVTITSHIVTDAEQSLFFKPFQNMPATFPAATKEKLIAAGKEAILKSVVPGYQTFLDFMTKEYIPGCRETIGTSALPGGEKYYQNRIHYYTTTNMTADEVHALGLKEVERIKGEMMDVLKQVGFKGDLAAFIKFLRTDPRFYPKTAEELLKDASFIAKKMDGKLPSLFGKLPRQPYGVAPVPDHLAPKYTAGRYSGSPIKSTEAGHYWVNTYNLPSRTLYTLEALTLHEAVPGHHLQGALTQELENLPKFRQQMYINTFGEGWGLYSEWLGIEAGFYQDPYSNFGRLTYEMWRACRLVVDTGIHVKGWTRQQVIDYLAANTALSLHECTTETDRYISWPGQALAYKIGELKIKELRKKAEQALGEKFDVRAFHDTVLSQGTVTLPILEDMINAFIETSKKK
- a CDS encoding CBU_0592 family membrane protein — its product is MTWLIDILGWVGSVLVVAAYGLNTYKKITADSLAFYGMNIVGGIFLVIYSLEKGAYANTFINVIWVLIAIPAILRYWRTAK